The DNA region GTTGCACTGGTGATATCTGCTCCCAAGTTAGCATGGCTCCCATCCCGCCTTCAGCTCTCACCGCAATGAAAACTCACAGAAGCCGCAGCTGCCTCGTCAGCGGTACAAcaccctcgtcctcatcctgaAACtttccctcaacacctctcTCCCTGCTCGTCAATGAAATTCTTTCACTCAACATCCACCGAGTCGAAATGCTCCCACATGTTGACCACAGGTACTCGGTCTCCGGAACAGCCACCGTCCTGGTGAATGTCTGGCCCACGCCTGAACCCGGAATAGCGGCCGATGTAGTCATCACCTGCCCCGCGTTGTCCGAGCGATACAACGTTGACAGGAGCGTGAGAGTGATACTTTTGTCCAGATGCTCATAGCCGTGATAGGTgttctcaacaacagcataCTGCACGTGGCTGTTTGGATGATTGATCGTGATATGGACTCCACAGTTTGATGTTCTTGCAGCAAGGTCGTAACCTGGGCCGATGTAAGCTTGGAGCTTGTCGAAACCAAAAGTCATGACCTGGGCGTCAGGGGAAATGGCAGCCGATACAGAGCCCGGTGGACAGCCGCGGCCGGTTGCGTCGACGGTGAAATTCAGGCGTTGGCCTAGAGCCTGAGCGCTGGCCAAGTAGGAGGGAAGAATAAGGGGGATTAGCTTCATTTTTACCGGCGGTGGGAGTTGTTAGTGGACGGAAGAGGGTGGAAAACATTTGGCCATCATGACACTGAGAATGTGATCTACTCTTTATACGCCATGTGTTTTATGTGGGTGAGTCGTCTACAAGGTGGTTCAAAGCCTTCGGCGGGAATAAAGCTTGGCAGCAGATAGGCCGTGGTGGCATTCCgtcaccaacagcagctggaTAAATGGCAGCAAATTAGAACAAATCTGAGTTTGTCTGTGGTGAACTCGGTAGGCCTAGTCCGAGGTTCCATTGCAACATATCCTGCATTTGAGCAGCCCATTTTTGGGTCCTTTCTTCTCTCCACATCGAACCGGAGGTCAGCCTGAGCCACCATGACAACACCGGCAGCATCCCCCTCATAGATCAAGCATGGCATTACCTATGCAGGGCTTGGGAGGTCGCTGCTGGAAAAGCACGGAACGATGAGGTCAGATCCCGGACATATTTAATCTTAAACTAATTTAAAGCTTAGATAGATCTATAAAGCCCCTCAGTCTGCCCAGAGGTATACTGTATTGTATtcaatcttttttttctctctaacgtgcgtgataagcgagtgacacagacaagcgagcgacacactttccaccaccccaccataactatcctcaattatacaaccacaacactaggaaactacaataactgaattaGAAATATAAGGctagcacctgcaaagccaccctgtatattcttctctgttatagaggcgaagaaggcttcACTTgaggcacagaggaactcgagcttgcttataTGGTTGATATGTATGCGCATTAAGgcctcgatctggcgaccgtacgcctgttttagcggcccaa from Podospora pseudocomata strain CBS 415.72m chromosome 3, whole genome shotgun sequence includes:
- a CDS encoding hypothetical protein (EggNog:ENOG503NYG9; COG:S) produces the protein MKLIPLILPSYLASAQALGQRLNFTVDATGRGCPPGSVSAAISPDAQVMTFGFDKLQAYIGPGYDLAARTSNCGVHITINHPNSHVQYAVVENTYHGYEHLDKSITLTLLSTLYRSDNAGQVMTTSAAIPGSGVGQTFTRTVAVPETEYLWSTCGSISTRWMLSERISLTSRERGVEGKFQDEDEGVVPLTRQLRLLISPVQLRWSMLGNVYCLLFNLHAEGPMLRLSNGNKIAVALSFFVPTLSKQLMPGDHLHRLDVLQNA